Proteins encoded within one genomic window of Spirochaeta isovalerica:
- a CDS encoding M28 family peptidase — MNDRMLNDLKEFCRPDCDRYDFLINWLTKEEITHSVIPTGEARHILIRLDKVRPYLKRYYVKTLVAHYDRVSGTPGANDNSAAVMQLLHSISMLKNLKFAHNIQIILTDKEEISPEMSVTNQGAFQLARLFREKSISNCIFFVFDMCGIGDTLIYGQTGLQLLKSKEEKDRRYSPIVKHMELFSNVLSNLFLEFRSGEFFNINLLFSDDLGLLLNRYPSVQLSVLPYDEAIIAKSRLIARKEEQWQYIYDKGMLSPEYQDFIERNIPPSWKNNHSGEDKVETLTDSAFHLIEEFIMELAGFQIPFGDVET, encoded by the coding sequence ATGAACGATCGAATGCTTAATGATTTAAAGGAGTTCTGCAGACCGGATTGCGACCGTTATGATTTCCTGATCAACTGGCTGACGAAAGAAGAAATAACACACAGCGTTATTCCGACAGGTGAAGCCAGGCATATTCTCATCCGTCTCGACAAAGTCCGTCCTTATCTGAAACGTTATTATGTCAAAACGCTTGTAGCCCATTATGACAGGGTATCGGGCACTCCCGGAGCCAATGACAACAGCGCGGCGGTCATGCAATTGCTGCACTCCATAAGTATGCTCAAAAATCTGAAATTCGCTCATAATATTCAGATCATTCTTACAGATAAAGAAGAAATAAGTCCAGAGATGTCGGTTACGAACCAGGGAGCCTTTCAGCTGGCCCGGCTTTTCAGGGAAAAGAGTATTTCCAATTGTATTTTTTTTGTTTTTGATATGTGCGGCATAGGAGATACTCTGATTTACGGCCAAACCGGATTGCAGCTTTTAAAGTCGAAAGAAGAAAAAGACAGGCGATACAGCCCGATAGTGAAACATATGGAGCTGTTTTCCAATGTTTTATCCAATCTTTTTCTCGAATTCAGAAGCGGAGAGTTTTTTAATATAAATCTGCTGTTTTCAGATGATCTGGGACTATTACTCAATCGCTATCCATCGGTGCAGTTGTCTGTTCTCCCTTATGATGAAGCCATTATCGCAAAAAGCCGCCTGATTGCCCGAAAAGAAGAACAATGGCAGTACATATATGACAAGGGGATGTTATCCCCGGAATACCAGGATTTTATCGAACGCAACATTCCTCCTTCCTGGAAGAACAACCACTCCGGTGAAGATAAGGTTGAAACTCTTACGGACAGCGCTTTCCATTTAATTGAAGAGTTCATAATGGAACTTGCGGGATTTCAGATTCCTTTCGGAGATGTAGAAACATGA